One segment of Brassica napus cultivar Da-Ae chromosome C3, Da-Ae, whole genome shotgun sequence DNA contains the following:
- the LOC106420699 gene encoding probable E3 ubiquitin-protein ligase RHC2A, which produces MSSSGSYWCYSCSRFVWVSDSISCPDCDGGFLEHIQQTLDFTPPSSFLRHHRSPTRFPPPSSSSSTMHTAENSPTPPPTVTRTRSNSSNRSPNPVIVLRGGSNPSESAFQMYYDDGTDSGLRPLPPSMTEFLLGSGFDRLLDQISQIELTANNNNNNSCDNPPASKSAVEALPLIEIDPTHLESDSQSHCAVCKENFALKSAAREMPCNHIYHPDCILPWLAIRNSCPVCRHELPSGDDGGGGGAVANEEEEDSAAGLTIWRLPGGGFAVGRIPGGLRGGDRMMPVVYTEVDGGRLGDERLPRRVAWGSRRGGREGGGGSRERSGGFAGRIMRLFGCFSGSSESIAAASGSGSRSTRRSSSSFSMFRTASSRRRR; this is translated from the coding sequence ATGTCTTCTTCCGGATCTTACTGGTGTTACAGCTGCAGCCGATTCGTCTGGGTCTCCGACTCCATCTCCTGCCCCGACTGCGACGGAGGCTTCCTCGAACACATCCAACAAACCCTCGATTTCACACCTCCCTCCTCCTTCCTCCGCCACCACCGCAGCCCCACGCGCTTCCCTCccccttcctcctcctcctccaccatgcACACGGCGGAGAACAGCCCCACTCCTCCTCCCACCGTCACTCGCACAAGAAGCAATTCAAGCAACCGATCTCCCAACCCCGTCATCGTCCTCCGCGGCGGATCTAATCCCTCCGAATCCGCTTTCCAGATGTACTACGACGACGGCACGGACTCAGGCCTCAGACCGTTGCCTCCGAGCATGACGGAGTTTCTCTTAGGCTCCGGATTCGACCGGCTGTTAGATCAGATCTCTCAGATCGAACTCACagccaacaacaacaacaataactcATGTGATAACCCACCCGCTTCTAAATCCGCCGTCGAGGCTTTGCCCCTGATCGAGATCGACCCGACCCATCTCGAATCGGATTCTCAATCTCACTGCGCCGTCTGTAAAGAAAACTTCGCGTTGAAATCCGCCGCCCGGGAGATGCCGTGCAACCATATCTACCACCCCGATTGCATCCTCCCCTGGCTCGCGATTCGAAACTCGTGTCCGGTGTGCCGCCACGAGCTTCCGTCGGGGGATGACGGCGGCGGCGGTGGAGCGGTGGCTaatgaagaggaggaggattcCGCGGCGGGGCTGACGATTTGGAGGCTGCCGGGCGGAGGATTCGCGGTGGGGAGGATCCCCGGAGGATTGAGAGGAGGAGATAGAATGATGCCGGTGGTGTACACGGAGGTCGACGGGGGGAGGCTCGGCGACGAGAGGCTTCCGAGGAGAGTAGCGTGGGGTTCGAGAAGGGGAGGGAGAGAAGGAGGTGGTGGTAGTAGAGAGAGATCCGGCGGGTTTGCGGGTCGGATTATGAGACTTTTCGGATGTTTCAGCGGGTCGTCTGAATCCATAGCTGCTGCGTCAGGGTCCGGGTCGAGATCAACTCGGAGGAGCAGCTCGTCGTTTTCTATGTTCAGGACTGCTTCGTCAAGGAGACGACGTTAG